One stretch of Streptomyces sp. R21 DNA includes these proteins:
- a CDS encoding DUF4177 domain-containing protein: MSNPYTYEYKVVSFRESLIGDALDSDKLEKVLNKHAGDGWALKAITSADVKGRIGPGAVEGLLLTFERPRQ; encoded by the coding sequence ATGAGCAACCCCTACACGTACGAGTACAAGGTCGTCTCCTTCCGGGAGTCGCTGATCGGCGACGCGCTGGACAGCGACAAGCTGGAGAAGGTCCTCAACAAGCATGCCGGGGACGGGTGGGCACTGAAGGCGATCACGTCCGCCGACGTCAAGGGCCGGATAGGTCCCGGCGCGGTCGAGGGGCTGCTCCTCACGTTCGAGCGTCCGCGCCAGTAG
- a CDS encoding FG-GAP repeat protein: MTSTSHSTDSTDARRGAKAATRSRRGAASAVAAASFLLLAGAGIVAAPAAQAGVPGGTRADDRNSDFDGDGYNDVLIGAPAGTVSGKKGAGYVTVQYGAANGMGTNASVPGARTAVFSQSTAGVPGTSEADDAFGSAVATGDLDGDGYDDAIIGAPGEDVGTRESAGRVTVLYGSRTGLGAARSVSFGSAHPAAGSRFGLAVTAARFTGATDGDEIAVLDESGAQVYTYGQGALHRTAGINTTGGPASSAIQPAYLTTGDYDKNGYADLVISGSRPTDEFSKGWSTVYSGGANGLTHLRDVRGGVSSASGDLNKDGYDDLVLGQSSGPDEEAEGMTGGLVAVYYGSPEGPADYQGPGNGPQWWTQNTTGVPGLGEHGDAWGADLSVADADGDGYADLAVGAPGEDIGTVRDAGAVWLLRGSAHGLTTTGAQSFDQNSPDVPGTAEAGDEWGAQVLLADTDANGLFDLVAAAPSENDQDGVVWVLPGGTKGLVADGSWTYGGGALGAPGSGARFGAAVDE, encoded by the coding sequence ATGACCAGCACGTCGCACAGCACCGACTCGACCGACGCGCGCCGCGGTGCCAAGGCCGCGACCCGCTCCCGGCGAGGCGCTGCCTCGGCCGTGGCAGCCGCGTCGTTCCTGCTGCTGGCCGGCGCGGGCATCGTCGCCGCACCGGCCGCCCAGGCCGGCGTGCCCGGCGGAACGCGCGCCGACGACCGCAACAGTGACTTCGACGGCGACGGCTACAACGACGTCCTGATCGGCGCGCCCGCCGGCACCGTCTCCGGCAAGAAGGGCGCCGGCTACGTCACGGTGCAGTACGGCGCGGCGAACGGCATGGGCACCAACGCCAGCGTGCCCGGGGCCCGTACGGCCGTCTTCAGCCAGTCCACCGCCGGAGTGCCCGGCACCTCGGAGGCCGACGACGCCTTCGGCTCGGCCGTCGCCACCGGGGACCTCGACGGCGACGGATACGACGACGCGATCATCGGTGCGCCTGGAGAGGACGTGGGGACCCGTGAGAGCGCCGGGCGCGTGACCGTTCTCTACGGCTCCAGGACCGGACTGGGCGCCGCGCGCAGCGTCTCGTTCGGGTCGGCCCACCCCGCCGCCGGTTCCCGGTTCGGCCTGGCCGTCACCGCGGCGCGGTTCACCGGGGCGACCGACGGCGACGAGATCGCCGTACTCGATGAGTCGGGTGCCCAGGTGTACACCTACGGCCAGGGCGCACTGCACCGGACTGCCGGGATCAACACCACGGGCGGCCCGGCGAGCAGCGCCATCCAGCCCGCGTACCTGACGACCGGCGACTACGACAAGAACGGCTACGCCGACCTCGTCATCTCCGGATCCCGGCCCACCGACGAGTTCTCGAAGGGCTGGTCCACCGTCTACTCGGGCGGCGCCAACGGTCTGACCCACCTGCGCGACGTGCGCGGCGGCGTGTCCTCCGCCTCGGGCGACCTGAACAAGGACGGCTACGACGACCTCGTCCTCGGCCAGTCGAGCGGCCCCGACGAAGAAGCGGAGGGCATGACCGGCGGACTCGTCGCCGTGTACTACGGCAGCCCGGAAGGGCCCGCCGACTACCAGGGACCGGGCAACGGTCCCCAGTGGTGGACGCAGAACACCACGGGCGTGCCCGGTCTCGGCGAGCACGGCGACGCGTGGGGCGCCGACCTGTCCGTCGCCGACGCCGACGGGGACGGCTACGCGGACCTGGCGGTCGGTGCGCCCGGTGAGGACATAGGGACCGTGCGGGACGCGGGCGCGGTGTGGTTGCTGCGCGGCTCGGCCCACGGCCTGACCACCACCGGCGCGCAGTCCTTCGACCAGAACAGCCCCGACGTCCCCGGCACGGCCGAGGCGGGCGACGAGTGGGGTGCGCAGGTGCTGCTCGCCGACACCGACGCGAACGGCCTCTTCGACCTGGTGGCCGCCGCGCCCTCCGAGAACGACCAGGACGGCGTGGTCTGGGTGCTGCCGGGCGGCACGAAGGGACTGGTCGCCGACGGTTCGTGGACCTACGGCGGCGGTGCGCTCGGCGCGCCGGGCAGCGGCGCCCGGTTCGGCGCGGCCGTGGACGAGTAA
- a CDS encoding MFS transporter, producing the protein MDQVGALIGPLVVAGVLALTGGDYGPALGVLAVPAVAVLGLLVWLRARVPDPEAYERELTPSATAVTAEGRLPAAFWTYAAFTAATTAGFATFGVLSYHLVVRHLMATAWVPVLYAAAMVVDAIAALATGWFYDRVGARVLVVLPLLAAVVPALAFTDTVGLAVAGSLVWGAAMGVQESTLRATVADLVPSGRRATAYGVFAGVVGAASVVGGMLTGALYGSSIPLLIAVVVAIQVTALILLATLRNRLS; encoded by the coding sequence ATGGACCAAGTCGGCGCACTGATCGGCCCGTTGGTGGTGGCCGGAGTCCTCGCGCTGACCGGCGGTGACTACGGCCCGGCCCTGGGCGTGCTCGCCGTGCCCGCCGTCGCCGTGCTGGGGCTTCTGGTGTGGCTGCGGGCGCGGGTGCCCGACCCGGAGGCGTACGAGCGGGAGCTGACGCCGTCCGCCACCGCGGTGACTGCCGAGGGCCGGTTGCCGGCCGCGTTCTGGACGTACGCGGCGTTCACGGCGGCCACCACGGCCGGGTTCGCCACCTTCGGTGTGCTCTCGTACCACCTCGTCGTACGGCATCTGATGGCGACGGCGTGGGTGCCGGTGCTGTACGCCGCCGCCATGGTCGTCGACGCGATCGCCGCGCTGGCGACCGGCTGGTTCTACGACCGGGTCGGGGCGCGTGTGCTGGTGGTGCTGCCGCTGCTCGCCGCGGTGGTCCCGGCGCTGGCGTTCACCGACACGGTGGGGCTCGCGGTGGCGGGGTCGCTGGTGTGGGGTGCGGCCATGGGTGTCCAGGAGTCCACGCTGCGGGCCACGGTCGCCGATCTGGTGCCGTCGGGGCGGCGGGCGACCGCGTACGGCGTCTTCGCCGGGGTCGTCGGCGCGGCGAGTGTCGTGGGCGGCATGCTGACGGGGGCGCTGTACGGTTCGTCGATTCCGTTGCTGATCGCGGTCGTTGTCGCGATCCAGGTCACCGCCCTCATCCTGCTGGCCACTCTCCGCAACCGCCTCTCCTGA
- a CDS encoding restriction endonuclease produces the protein MAVGLVVMVVAWLAAHRGVAVVTVLLAGLAGAVWVRRRRERAQWRETQLRGLRYALAQLDALHHQEFEQAVRELMRRDGCPDATRVGGRGDLGADVKATDPLGRRWVIQCKHRRDGERGSAVGTPDLQVLNGTARPVHQADIAVLVTNGRVTGPAEEFARQQRLHLVDRRLLATWAAGSQPLWDLLGALPPPRRPSALS, from the coding sequence GTGGCAGTCGGGCTCGTGGTGATGGTGGTCGCATGGCTCGCGGCGCATCGAGGGGTGGCGGTCGTCACCGTTCTCCTCGCAGGGCTGGCGGGCGCCGTCTGGGTACGGCGGCGACGGGAGCGCGCGCAATGGCGGGAGACGCAGCTGCGCGGGCTGCGCTATGCGCTGGCGCAGCTGGACGCGCTGCATCACCAGGAGTTCGAGCAGGCGGTACGGGAGTTGATGCGCCGCGACGGCTGCCCGGACGCGACCCGGGTCGGTGGCCGGGGTGACCTCGGCGCCGATGTGAAGGCGACGGACCCGCTGGGCCGGCGGTGGGTGATCCAGTGCAAGCACCGCCGCGACGGAGAGCGCGGGTCCGCGGTCGGCACGCCGGACCTGCAAGTCCTCAACGGCACCGCGCGTCCCGTCCACCAGGCCGACATAGCCGTCCTCGTGACGAACGGCCGTGTCACGGGCCCGGCAGAGGAATTCGCGCGACAGCAGCGGCTGCATCTGGTCGATCGCCGACTGCTGGCCACGTGGGCGGCCGGATCGCAGCCGCTGTGGGATCTGTTGGGGGCGCTGCCGCCGCCGCGCAGACCTTCCGCCCTCTCGTGA
- a CDS encoding ester cyclase, producing the protein MNTTDRTLTRNSQSAPSEQLDRNKETVRAFIDALFTKGDLGAVDEYLAEDFLNHDPPFGASADREGMRAASALIRTAFPDWHSEPDLLIAEDDLVVEHFAATGTQRGEILGVPAPAEGRSATLRGINIFRIRDERIVERWGRLDELGFMRQLGGAPAQE; encoded by the coding sequence ATGAACACCACCGACCGCACCCTCACCCGCAACAGCCAGAGCGCCCCGAGCGAGCAGCTCGACCGGAACAAAGAGACCGTACGAGCGTTCATCGACGCGCTCTTCACCAAAGGCGACCTCGGCGCAGTCGACGAATACCTCGCCGAGGACTTCCTCAATCACGACCCGCCCTTCGGGGCCTCCGCGGACCGCGAGGGCATGCGCGCCGCGAGCGCCCTGATCCGTACCGCCTTCCCGGACTGGCACAGCGAACCCGACCTCCTGATCGCCGAGGACGACCTGGTCGTCGAGCACTTCGCCGCCACCGGCACGCAGCGCGGCGAGATCCTCGGCGTACCTGCCCCGGCGGAGGGCCGGAGCGCCACCCTGCGCGGGATCAACATCTTCCGCATCCGCGACGAGCGGATCGTGGAGCGCTGGGGCCGCCTCGACGAACTGGGCTTCATGCGCCAACTGGGCGGTGCTCCGGCGCAGGAGTAG
- a CDS encoding Crp/Fnr family transcriptional regulator — MSTALRLLPALSPVHRERLMGVAREVSFPADGRIFEEGGTADRFWVVRSGTVSLFQRVIGERRISVAQLGPGDLLGWSWLFPPHTWDFGAEAFSPVRAYEFDATEVRALCEEDSTLELSLTRTIGAILAHRLETTRTALIEHYARHGGSTLG; from the coding sequence ATGTCCACTGCTCTCCGGCTTCTGCCCGCACTCTCGCCCGTGCACCGTGAGCGGCTGATGGGCGTGGCCCGTGAGGTCTCGTTCCCGGCGGACGGAAGGATCTTCGAGGAGGGAGGCACCGCGGACCGGTTCTGGGTGGTCCGCTCCGGAACGGTCTCCCTGTTCCAGCGGGTCATCGGGGAAAGACGTATCTCGGTCGCGCAGCTGGGGCCCGGCGACCTGCTCGGCTGGTCCTGGCTGTTCCCGCCGCACACCTGGGATTTCGGAGCCGAGGCGTTCAGCCCCGTACGGGCCTACGAGTTCGACGCCACGGAGGTACGAGCCCTCTGCGAGGAGGATTCGACGCTGGAGCTGTCCCTCACGCGCACGATCGGGGCCATCCTCGCCCACCGCCTCGAGACGACCCGGACCGCTCTCATCGAGCACTACGCACGCCATGGCGGCAGCACGCTGGGCTGA
- a CDS encoding SMI1/KNR4 family protein has protein sequence MNTPAVADSWARIDAWLARHTPVSHAQLRPPASVSEIEAAERTLGVTFHADLVASLRCHDGVELKDRAVELAYYGPPSSLTAIIESTRFLRGVGADLDLPDDTFDEHDEADKDDEGNAELLAYWRHEWLLITLGIGWQSSDGLFLSCRPGRNFVRVGRYFDEDSPSFTEWPSLRHALADFAEALERGRRFDSRIPSAVDGVLTWGD, from the coding sequence ATGAACACTCCGGCCGTAGCGGACTCGTGGGCTCGCATCGATGCCTGGCTGGCCCGCCACACCCCCGTCAGCCATGCGCAGCTGCGCCCGCCGGCGTCCGTGAGCGAGATCGAGGCCGCCGAGCGGACGCTCGGCGTGACCTTCCACGCCGACCTGGTGGCGTCCCTGCGCTGCCACGACGGTGTGGAACTCAAGGACAGAGCGGTCGAGTTGGCGTACTACGGGCCGCCGTCGAGCCTGACGGCGATCATCGAGAGCACACGGTTTCTGCGCGGTGTCGGCGCCGACCTCGATCTGCCCGACGACACCTTTGACGAGCATGACGAGGCCGATAAGGACGACGAGGGAAACGCGGAGCTTCTCGCGTACTGGCGTCACGAATGGCTGCTGATCACGCTGGGCATCGGCTGGCAGTCCTCCGACGGGCTGTTCCTCTCCTGCCGGCCCGGCCGCAACTTCGTCCGCGTGGGCCGCTACTTCGATGAGGACTCCCCTTCCTTCACCGAATGGCCGTCACTGCGGCACGCGTTGGCCGACTTCGCGGAAGCCCTGGAGCGGGGTCGACGGTTCGACAGCCGTATCCCGTCGGCCGTCGACGGCGTCCTGACATGGGGTGACTAG
- a CDS encoding LuxR C-terminal-related transcriptional regulator encodes MAGATAAAARVERQVSGIVGRSWAGLDAVSFRTDVLRRLRRIVPVDAAFFATVDPVTLLFTSALAEDPLAAATPLFLDNEFGCQDVNKFAALAEALSPVASLDLATAGDRTASPRYREVMAPLGLGDELRAALVCGHHCWGVLCLHREESPSGFTARELDLVRRLVPHLAEGLRRAVTADATGPPTPTGSQAAGILVLDADLGLVSMSAEAEQWLADVPAHHWPGVRELPLPVYAAAARLALAERARPSDAPAPGTVRLRGRSGQWLSLHATRLQGPAGLQIGVVVQAAQPAELSSLLLSAHGLTGAQARVAALVLKGRSTRQIVAELHVSANTVQEHLTAVFDKFGVRSRRELVGAVLSAAAAPH; translated from the coding sequence ATGGCAGGGGCAACAGCCGCCGCGGCTCGCGTCGAGCGCCAGGTCTCCGGCATCGTCGGCCGGTCCTGGGCCGGGCTGGACGCCGTCTCCTTCCGCACGGACGTCCTGCGCAGGCTGCGCAGGATCGTGCCGGTGGACGCGGCGTTCTTCGCCACCGTCGATCCCGTGACGCTGCTGTTCACCTCGGCACTCGCCGAGGACCCGCTGGCCGCTGCGACACCTCTGTTCCTGGACAACGAGTTCGGCTGCCAGGACGTCAACAAGTTCGCCGCGCTGGCCGAGGCGCTCTCCCCTGTCGCCTCCCTCGACCTGGCCACGGCCGGTGACCGGACGGCGAGTCCCCGCTACCGCGAGGTGATGGCCCCGCTCGGCCTGGGGGACGAACTCCGGGCCGCGCTGGTGTGCGGGCACCACTGCTGGGGCGTGCTGTGCCTGCATCGCGAGGAATCCCCGTCCGGCTTCACCGCGCGGGAGCTGGACCTGGTGCGCCGCCTGGTACCGCATCTTGCCGAGGGGCTGCGCCGGGCCGTGACCGCCGACGCGACCGGGCCCCCGACGCCCACCGGGAGCCAGGCGGCGGGGATCCTGGTGCTCGATGCCGACCTCGGACTGGTCTCGATGAGCGCCGAGGCCGAGCAGTGGCTGGCCGACGTACCCGCGCACCATTGGCCCGGCGTCCGCGAGCTTCCCCTGCCCGTCTATGCGGCCGCCGCCCGGCTCGCTCTCGCCGAACGCGCACGGCCGTCCGACGCGCCCGCCCCCGGCACCGTACGGCTGCGCGGCCGGTCGGGGCAGTGGCTGTCCCTGCACGCCACCCGCCTCCAGGGTCCGGCGGGACTCCAGATCGGGGTCGTCGTCCAGGCCGCGCAGCCGGCCGAACTCAGCTCCCTGCTGCTGAGCGCCCACGGCCTCACCGGCGCCCAGGCACGCGTCGCCGCCCTCGTCCTCAAGGGCCGGTCCACCCGCCAGATCGTCGCCGAGCTCCATGTCTCCGCCAACACCGTCCAGGAGCATCTGACCGCGGTCTTCGACAAGTTCGGCGTGCGCAGCAGGCGTGAACTGGTCGGGGCCGTGCTGTCGGCCGCCGCAGCACCCCACTGA
- a CDS encoding antibiotic biosynthesis monooxygenase, with amino-acid sequence MTVLMVRSTVKPEFSADLEAALQKMFTAIEKAQPAGVRYASYRLPDGVTYVAQLELEDGIENPLPAIAEFREFQAGLKDWLAGPPVAEHFEVRGSYSS; translated from the coding sequence ATGACTGTTCTGATGGTGCGCTCCACCGTGAAGCCCGAGTTCAGCGCCGACCTCGAGGCCGCGCTGCAGAAGATGTTCACGGCCATCGAGAAGGCCCAGCCCGCTGGCGTGCGGTATGCGTCCTACCGGCTGCCCGACGGGGTCACGTACGTGGCGCAGCTGGAGCTCGAGGACGGCATCGAGAACCCGCTGCCCGCGATTGCCGAGTTCCGCGAGTTCCAGGCCGGCCTGAAGGACTGGCTGGCCGGACCGCCCGTTGCCGAGCACTTCGAGGTCCGGGGCTCCTACTCGTCCTGA
- a CDS encoding DUF6629 family protein has protein sequence MCWSATADLVAGAGIGAVGVACVARVRRRGDLPLAALPLLLGAHQIVESVVWDSERGRGPATVVWAVIALPLLAVSVPAGVICAAPPSARRRLMVPLAVGVATAAGLAYGVATRPVSAEIRGHTVGYGIGLPHAALLVTGYLLATVGSLLLAGDRGLVLLGVLVAGGALICWVLWQLEFVSTWCAFAAVCSVVLYGWVRGRAGAPPGARQGEGTRAA, from the coding sequence ATGTGTTGGAGTGCGACGGCCGATCTTGTGGCCGGTGCCGGTATCGGCGCCGTCGGTGTGGCCTGCGTGGCGCGGGTGCGCAGAAGGGGCGATCTGCCGTTGGCGGCTCTTCCGCTGCTCCTCGGCGCCCATCAGATCGTCGAGTCGGTGGTGTGGGACTCCGAGAGAGGCAGGGGCCCTGCCACCGTCGTCTGGGCCGTGATCGCTCTGCCGCTCCTGGCGGTGTCGGTACCGGCGGGCGTGATCTGTGCGGCTCCGCCGTCTGCGCGGCGGCGGCTGATGGTCCCGCTGGCGGTGGGTGTGGCGACCGCCGCGGGGCTTGCCTACGGGGTTGCCACGCGCCCGGTGAGCGCCGAGATCCGCGGCCACACCGTTGGCTACGGCATCGGTCTGCCCCATGCTGCGCTGCTCGTCACCGGATATCTCCTGGCCACCGTCGGCTCGCTGCTGCTGGCCGGGGACCGGGGACTGGTGCTGCTCGGTGTTCTGGTCGCCGGGGGTGCGCTGATCTGCTGGGTGCTGTGGCAGCTGGAGTTCGTCTCCACCTGGTGCGCGTTCGCCGCCGTGTGCTCGGTGGTGCTGTACGGCTGGGTGCGGGGCCGCGCGGGGGCTCCGCCGGGCGCGCGGCAGGGAGAAGGCACACGGGCGGCGTAG
- a CDS encoding PQQ-binding-like beta-propeller repeat protein: MPTVGATVLGILLAGCGSARPGDSEPTSSASASVSGPASPSTASLSVNGPWHAWTASLTAPEASGTCGATAHQVVCSTAPDGLVGRSRATGAVTWRVAVTGSGKNGGLVVDAADERAMTSSSRVLRAANLRTGKQAWTHRLPDEHSYLAVGAADGVVYALESAGSTRRAITLAAFRASSGAALWHRAVDADLGEGIAAFGGRIYVTDGTKVTARDARSGTTVATSPSGTRCPHLIAGGTYLVCTGSPLSAEDTFPPLRRLDPATLAPLPTAEDTGMKPERGLISPDGVLMLFEDSAEDPGAGTWNAYDLEHRRRLWSYDTSSKQGGLVGGRFVTFTPDNDTTRGRLISIDLHAGQDATGAAAPRMSARYPQTAGSGFPALVVPGGGSGHVVVEPSPRHTLRSIPLP; the protein is encoded by the coding sequence GTGCCGACGGTGGGCGCGACGGTGCTCGGAATCCTGCTCGCGGGGTGCGGGAGTGCGCGGCCCGGCGACTCGGAGCCCACGTCGTCGGCCTCGGCGTCCGTTTCCGGTCCTGCGTCCCCCTCGACGGCCTCGCTCTCCGTCAACGGCCCGTGGCATGCGTGGACCGCGTCCCTGACCGCACCGGAGGCGTCCGGCACCTGTGGCGCCACGGCCCACCAGGTCGTGTGCAGCACCGCACCCGACGGCCTCGTCGGCAGGTCACGGGCCACCGGCGCGGTCACCTGGCGAGTCGCCGTCACCGGCAGCGGCAAGAACGGCGGACTCGTCGTCGACGCGGCCGACGAACGCGCCATGACCAGCAGCAGCCGCGTCCTGCGCGCCGCGAATCTGCGCACCGGCAAGCAGGCCTGGACCCATCGGCTGCCCGACGAGCACAGCTACCTCGCCGTGGGCGCGGCCGACGGCGTCGTCTACGCCCTCGAGTCCGCAGGCAGCACCCGGCGCGCGATCACCCTCGCCGCCTTCCGGGCGTCCAGCGGTGCGGCGTTGTGGCACCGGGCCGTCGACGCGGACCTGGGTGAAGGGATCGCCGCGTTCGGCGGCCGGATCTACGTCACCGACGGCACCAAGGTCACCGCCCGCGACGCGCGCAGCGGCACAACCGTCGCGACCAGCCCCTCGGGCACCCGGTGCCCGCACCTCATCGCCGGAGGCACCTATCTCGTGTGCACCGGCAGCCCGCTGTCCGCCGAGGACACCTTCCCGCCGCTCCGGCGTCTGGACCCGGCCACGCTCGCGCCGCTCCCGACCGCCGAGGACACGGGGATGAAGCCGGAGCGCGGTCTGATCTCGCCCGACGGCGTGCTGATGCTGTTCGAGGACAGTGCCGAGGACCCGGGCGCCGGAACCTGGAACGCCTACGACCTCGAACACCGCCGCCGCCTGTGGAGTTACGACACCAGCAGCAAGCAGGGCGGCCTGGTCGGCGGGCGCTTCGTGACCTTCACCCCCGACAACGACACCACCCGGGGACGACTCATCTCGATCGACCTGCACGCCGGTCAGGACGCGACCGGCGCCGCCGCGCCGCGCATGTCCGCGCGATATCCGCAGACAGCGGGCAGCGGGTTCCCGGCACTCGTCGTGCCGGGAGGCGGCTCGGGTCATGTCGTCGTCGAGCCGTCGCCGCGTCACACCCTGCGCTCGATCCCGCTCCCGTGA
- a CDS encoding long-chain fatty acid--CoA ligase: MHQFEHPSPTAASMHGGLADSLFDTARRTPHLPQIARRRDTADGTWAPMTASELRDEVVDLARGLVASGLRPGNRVAIMARTRYEWTVLSYAMWAVGAELVPIYPTSSHEQVAWILKDSGCVAVVVEDEQGIMTVASACASLPALRHVWQLDNGALAQLVERGRAIPPMTVDSLRRIVLPDSTAVIAYTSGTTGRPRGCALTHRNLASTCDTLLEGWAHTAARPGEQPSVLAFLPFSHVYGLMIQGLCLRGGLLMGHQADLSDASLSEAIRSFRPTYVYAVPSVFEKIYKNFLRASQRAGHGLLFERAARTATDFAVAAERHRLGTGPAPGFDLRLQHALYEKTVYKRLRATLGGRVCGAVSGGSPLNRELALFYSGIGISVHDGYGLTETSGGVTAQPVGREKFGTVGRALPGTDIRVADDGEVLVRGPSVFQGYVNDAPATHEALRDGWLGTGDLGHLDAEGYLTITGRKKDVIITSSGKSVAPAALEQRLRVHPLVHQAVVVGDNRPCVGALITLDPEFLAHWRAAWSKGGAGPARDAREENELREEIRRAVAAANSTVSRPESIRVFRVLPEPFAPSNGLMTPSMKLRRDAIVRRYAAEIEAMYQRSSRIPREYSLGEPSIWEESDNVFR; encoded by the coding sequence ATGCACCAGTTCGAACACCCCTCGCCGACCGCGGCTTCGATGCACGGGGGACTCGCCGACAGCCTCTTCGACACGGCACGCCGCACCCCGCACCTCCCGCAGATCGCACGCCGCCGCGACACCGCCGACGGGACCTGGGCACCGATGACGGCCTCCGAGCTGCGCGACGAAGTGGTCGACCTGGCCCGGGGACTTGTCGCCTCCGGCCTGCGCCCGGGCAACCGGGTGGCCATCATGGCGCGCACGCGCTACGAGTGGACGGTACTCAGCTACGCGATGTGGGCCGTCGGGGCCGAACTCGTGCCGATCTACCCGACGTCGTCGCACGAGCAGGTCGCATGGATCCTCAAGGACTCCGGCTGCGTCGCCGTGGTCGTCGAGGACGAGCAGGGCATCATGACGGTCGCCTCGGCGTGTGCCTCGCTTCCCGCGCTGCGCCACGTCTGGCAGTTGGACAACGGCGCGCTGGCGCAGCTCGTCGAGCGGGGCCGTGCGATACCGCCGATGACCGTCGACTCCCTGCGGCGGATCGTGCTGCCCGACTCGACCGCGGTCATCGCCTACACCTCCGGCACGACCGGCCGGCCCCGGGGCTGCGCCCTCACCCACCGCAATCTGGCGAGTACCTGCGACACCCTGCTGGAGGGATGGGCGCACACGGCGGCTCGCCCCGGTGAACAGCCCTCCGTTCTCGCCTTCCTCCCGTTCTCGCACGTGTACGGCCTCATGATCCAGGGGCTGTGTCTGCGCGGCGGCCTGTTGATGGGACACCAGGCCGACCTGAGCGACGCGTCGCTTTCCGAGGCGATCCGGTCCTTCCGCCCCACCTACGTCTATGCCGTTCCTTCCGTCTTCGAGAAGATCTACAAGAACTTCCTGCGCGCATCCCAACGGGCGGGCCACGGCCTGCTGTTCGAGCGCGCGGCCCGTACGGCGACGGACTTCGCCGTCGCCGCCGAGCGCCACCGGCTGGGCACCGGCCCCGCCCCCGGCTTCGATCTGCGCCTGCAGCACGCGCTCTATGAAAAGACGGTCTACAAAAGACTCCGCGCCACGCTGGGCGGCCGCGTGTGCGGGGCGGTGTCGGGCGGCTCGCCCCTCAACCGAGAACTCGCCCTGTTCTACTCGGGGATAGGGATCTCCGTGCACGACGGGTACGGGCTCACCGAGACCAGCGGCGGCGTCACGGCGCAGCCGGTGGGGCGCGAGAAGTTCGGCACGGTCGGCCGCGCGCTTCCGGGCACGGACATCCGGGTGGCCGACGACGGAGAGGTTCTGGTGCGGGGCCCCTCGGTGTTCCAGGGGTACGTCAACGACGCCCCGGCCACCCACGAGGCGCTGCGGGACGGCTGGCTGGGCACCGGGGACCTCGGCCACCTGGACGCCGAGGGATATCTGACCATCACCGGCCGCAAGAAGGACGTCATCATCACGAGCAGCGGCAAGAGCGTGGCGCCCGCGGCTCTCGAACAGCGGTTGCGCGTGCACCCGTTGGTCCATCAGGCGGTGGTGGTGGGTGACAACCGGCCGTGTGTGGGCGCCCTGATCACCCTGGATCCGGAATTCCTCGCCCACTGGCGCGCGGCCTGGTCCAAGGGCGGCGCGGGACCGGCCCGTGACGCACGGGAGGAGAACGAACTGCGCGAAGAGATCCGGCGCGCCGTCGCCGCCGCCAACAGCACGGTGTCGCGTCCGGAGTCCATCCGGGTCTTCCGCGTCCTGCCGGAGCCCTTCGCTCCCTCCAACGGACTGATGACGCCGTCGATGAAGCTGCGACGCGATGCGATCGTGCGGCGCTACGCCGCCGAGATCGAGGCGATGTATCAGAGGTCCTCGCGAATTCCGCGGGAGTACTCGCTGGGCGAGCCGTCGATCTGGGAGGAGTCGGACAACGTCTTCCGGTGA